The genomic segment GCGAAAGCGGACCAACACGCACGGAGGACCGGGAGAGCGGGCGGGAGGAAGCTTCGCCGCCTTCCGAATCCGGTGGGAACCGCGGTTCATTCGTCCGTCGTTTACGGACGCAGGCTCTCGTCGCGGCCGCGGTCGCGGTCTTCGTCCTGCTCCGCAGGCCGACACCTGCCGGCCTGGTGATCGCCGTCGTGCTCCTGGGACTCTCGGCTTACTTCGTGGCGCGCATGCGGTCGGCCGGGCGGGAGTCGCGGCCCCCCTCGTAGAGCGGCAGGCGAACGTCCCGCTCTTCGCGGCGGCACCCGTCGCGCCGTCGATCCGTGGCGACCGGGACGTCAGCTCAGGCCGGAGCCGGTGCGTTCGCGGAGGATCTCCATCGCCTTCGTCCCCATGTCCCGGCGGAAGTACTTTCCGTCGAAGCGGATCTTCTCCGCCGCGCCCACGGCGCGGGCAAGCGCCTCGGAGAGGCCGCG from the Holophagales bacterium genome contains:
- a CDS encoding J domain-containing protein, which gives rise to MRLDDEYRLLDLDPGASDEEVKRAFRDLTKVWHPDRFGNDPQLRLKAEEKLKAVLRAYETIRAARAGESGPTRTEDRESGREEASPPSESGGNRGSFVRRLRTQALVAAAVAVFVLLRRPTPAGLVIAVVLLGLSAYFVARMRSAGRESRPPS